The following proteins are encoded in a genomic region of Anomaloglossus baeobatrachus isolate aAnoBae1 chromosome 6, aAnoBae1.hap1, whole genome shotgun sequence:
- the ABCB8 gene encoding mitochondrial potassium channel ATP-binding subunit: MLLHVLQAGFRRCPGTVRLLSQSPLSAPRLQLSARLRDAARLRGVARHPSNKGRTLALLLGPALAGLGGKVALCQLEGQRRPPVLSERQKPEPEFCWSEFWKLLRPQLLALMSAVILAFGAALLNIQIPLILGELVNVVARYTREHAGNYLREVRAPALKLLSLYAAQGLLTCGYIILLSRVGEQVAGGMRKALFTSLLHQDVAFFDAQKTGLLVNRLTSDVQEFKSAFKQVISQGLRNITQTFGCFVSLYYISPKLTGLLVVVMPLLVGAGAVIGSFLRRLSRRAQEQIAKATGVADEAIGNVRTVRAFAMEDREVGLYSAEVDKSAQMNEVLGVGIAVFQGLSNVALNCIVLGTIFAGGSLMAGNELSAGDLMSFLVASQTVQRSMANTSVLFGQVVRGLSAGGRVFEFMRLQPEIPLRGGKKLSQLTGEIHFRNVSFSYPTRPGQEVLNGFDLYVPPGKTVAIVGQSGGGKSTVAALVERFYDPSKGAVQLDGVDIRLLDPSWLRGEVIGFINQEPVLFGTSVMENIRFGRPDASDAEVQEAAKLANADDFIRNFPDGYNTLLGERGVTLSGGQKQRVAIARALLKDPRILILDEATSALDAESERTVQMALDRASSGRTVLVIAHRLSTIADADIIVVLSKGRIAESGTHRELLRKGGLYAELIRRQSQDPPGRDT, from the exons GCTCCTGTCCCAGTCTCCTCTGTCAGCACCGCGCCTGCAGCTGTCTGCCCGCCTCCGAGATGCCGCCCGCCTCCGAGGTGTCGCCCGCCATCCCTCCAACAAGGGCAGGACACTGGCGCTGCTGCTGGGCCCGGCCCTCGCGGGGCTGGGGGGGAAGGTCGCCCTGTGCCAGCTGGAGGGGCAGCGCCGACCGCCCGTCCTGTCCGAGAGGCAGAAACCGGAGCCCGAGTTCTGCTGGAGCGAGTTCTGGAAACTTCTGAGGCCGCAGCTACTGGCGCTAATGTCAGCTGTCATT CTGGCTTTCGGGGCGGCGTTGCTGAATATTCAGATCCCGCTAATTCTCGGGGAGCTGGTGAATGTCGTCGCCCGGTACaccagggagcatgctgggaactacCTGCGGGAAGTCCGGGCTCCGGCGCTGAAGCTGCTGTCCTTGTATGCTGCTCAG GGCTTACTGACGTGCGGTTATATCATCCTCCTGTCTCGAGTCGGGGAGCAAGTGGCCGGGGGTATGAGGAAGGCTCTATTCACGTCTCTTCTACA TCAGGATGTAGCTTTCTTTGACGCTCAGAAGACGGGGCTTTTGGTAAATCGTCTCACCTCTGACGTCCAAGAGTTCAAGTCGGCCTTCAAGCAGGTGATATCCCAG GGCCTCAGGAACATCACCCAGACGTTCGGCTGCTTCGTATCCCTCTATTACATCTCCCCAAAACTGACCGGTCTCCTGGTGGTCGTGATGCCGCTGCTGGTGGGTGCTGGGGCCGTCATTGGCTCCTTTCTGCGCAGATTGTCCCGCCGGGCCCAGGAGCAG ATTGCTAAAGCGACCGGTGTGGCCGACGAGGCGATAGGAAACGTGCGCACGGTGCGAGCATTCGCCATGGAAGACCGCGAGGTGGG GTTGTACTCCGCCGAGGTGGACAAGTCGGCTCAGATGAATGAAGTCCTGGGTGTCGGCATAGCCGTGTTCCAGGGTCTCTCCAACGTCGCTCTGAACT GTATTGTACTGGGAACCATATTTGCCGGCGGATCACTAATGGCAGGCAATGAGCTCTCAGCCGGGGACCTCATGTCCTTCTTGGTGGCTTCTCAGACCGTGCAGAG GTCTATGGCAAACACCTCGGTGCTGTTTGGACAG GTGGTCCGGGGTCTCAGTGCGGGGGGTCGAGTCTTCGAGTTCATGCGTTTACAGCCAGAGATCCCATTGAGAGGAGGGAAGAAACTGTCTCAGCTGACGGGAGAAATACACTTCAGAAATGTCTCCTTCAG TTATCCCACTCGGCCGGGACAAGAAGTCTTGAATGGTTTTGACCTGTACGTTCCTCCTGGTAAGACGGTGGCCATCGTGGGACAATCCGGGGGAG GAAAGTCCACGGTGGCTGCGCTGGTGGAGCGATTCTACGACCCCAGCAAGGGTGCGGTGCAGCTGGACGGAGTCGACATCCGGTTACTTGACCCATCGTGGCTAAGAGGAGAGGTCATCGGATTCATTAATCAG GAACCTGTTCTCTTTGGAACAAGCGTCATGGAAAATATTCGCTTTGGGCGACCGGACGCCAGCGACGCCGAGGTCCAAGAAGCTGCAAAACTGGCGAATGCCGATGACTTTATCCGGAACTTTCCAGATGGATATAATACACTGCTAG GTGAGCGCGGGGTCACCCTCTCCGGAGGTCAGAAGCAGCGGGTGGCCATCGCCCGCGCTCTCCTCAAAGACCCCCGGATCCTAATCCTGGACGAAGCTACGAGCGCGCTGGACGCCGAGTCTGAGCGGACGGTGCAGATGGCGCTGGATCGCGCCTCCTCCGGCCGCACCGTGCTGGTCATTGCCCACCGCCTCAGCACTATTGCGGATGCCGATATCATCGTTGTTTTATCAAAGGGCCGAATCGCGGAG AGCGGGACGCACCGCGAGCTGCTGAGGAAGGGTGGTCTGTACGCCGAGCTCATCCGGAGACAAAGCCAGGACCCCCCGGGACGCGACACATAG
- the CDK5 gene encoding cyclin-dependent kinase 5: MQKYEKLEKIGEGTYGTVFKAKNRETHEIVALKRVRLDDDDEGVPSSALREICLLKELKHKNIVRLHDVLHSDKKLTLVFEYCDQDLKKYFDSCNGDLDPEIVKSFMYQLLKGLAFCHSRNVLHRDLKPQNLLINRNGELKLADFGLARAFGIPVRCYSAEVVTLWYRPPDVLFGAKLYSTSIDMWSAGCIFAELANAGRPLFPGNDVDDQLKRIFRYPFFCATNVSGEGQEILGRCQYSLDCSLTRHTLLGTPTEEQWQAMTKLPDYKPYPMYPATTSLVNVVPKLNATGRDLLQNLLKCNPVQRISADEALQHPYFADYCPP, translated from the exons ATGCAGAAATACGAGAAGCTGGAAAAGATTGGAGAAG GAACGTACGGCACCGTGTTCAAAGCAAAGAACCGCGAGACCCATGAAATTGTGGCTCTGAAACGCGTGAGGCTGGATGATGACGATGAG GGCGTCCCCAGCTCCGCTCTACGGGAGATCTGTCTACTGAAGGAGCTGAAGCACAAGAACATCGTCAG GTTACACGACGTTCTGCACAGTGACAAGAAGCTGACGCTCGTCTTCGAATATTGTGATCAG GACCTGAAGAAATACTTTGACAGCTGTAATGGAGACTTGGATCCAGAAATCGTGAAG TCCTTCATGTATCAGCTGCTGAAGGGTCTGGCCTTCTGCCACAGTCGCAACGTTCTGCACCGAGACCTGAAGCCCCAGAACCTGCTCATCAACCGG AACGGGGAGCTGAAGCTGGCAGACTTTGGCCTGGCGCGGGCGTTTGGGATCCCGGTTCGGTGCTACTCAGCGGAG GTGGTGACACTTTGGTATCGCCCTCCTGATGTGCTCTTTGGTGCCAAACTTTACTCCACTTCTATAGACATGTGGTCGGCCGGATGCATCTTTGCAG AATTGGCCAATGCCGGGCGGCCGCTCTTTCCTGGAAACGACGTAGATGACCAACTGAAAAGGATTTTCCGATATCCTTTTTTTTGCGCCACAAATGTGTCGGGGGAAGGGCAGGAGATTTTGGGGCGCTGTCAGTATAGTCTGGACTGTTCCTTAACGCGGCACACATTGCTTGGGACCCCGACGGAGGAGCAGTGGCAGGCCATGACGAAGCTTCCCGACTATAAG ccTTACCCCATGTACCCGGCGACTACATCTCTAGTGAATGTTGTACCCAAGCTGAACGCGACCGGAAGAGACTTATTACAG AACTTGCTGAAGTGTAACCCGGTCCAGAGGATTTCGGCAGATGAAGCTCTTCAGCACCCGTACTTTGCAGACTACTGCCCCCCATAA